The DNA window TCCACGACTCGCTCGTCGCGACGCGCAGATTGCAGACCTTCCCGCCGTTCTGGAACGTGCGCACTTCGGGGTCGGCCCCGAGATTGCCGATCAGCATGACCTTGTTGAGCGAACCCGCCATTTCGAAACGTCCCTTCCCGTCAATTCATCCGCATGGCCGCGCGGCCGCTGCGATTCTCACAGCGTTAATAGGGCAGCCCGCGCCCCGAGGCGAGGACCCGGGACCGTTTTCCACTTCCGATATGGAGGTTTCTACCTAGAGGGATAGCGCAGCCGGCCGAGAAACCGCGTCAGGCTGGGCAGTTCGCGGTCGCCGCCGGTCAGCTGCGCCTTCACCTTCTCGAATTTCATGACCCCTTCGATCCGGCGGTCGAGGAAGGCGTAGGTGTCCTCCTTGCCCTCGCTGTCGTCGTTCACGAAGACCGCTAGCGTCGCCGAATAGAGCCCGGCGAGGATCGCGCGCTTGGTATAGTGGTTGTAATCGGTCGCCCTGTCGCCTGCGAGCCGCCACATCAGGTCGGCCGATTCCCAGCCCAATTTCAATGCACGCGGAGCGTTCTGCGGCATCGCCATGATCGCGAGCGCGCGGCGAACCGCCTCGTCGATATCGGCGACCGCCTCGAGCCGGAAACCGACGAGGGTGCGGATACGCTCGCGGATCTTTAGCTGGGCGAGGCGCTCTTGCGGCCATTCAGCCTCCATCGCCTTGTCGACCGATCGAATCCACGCCTCGATCATCTGCATCGCCCGCCCGTTCGCCGTACCCGCGGGAAAGGCGAGCTTTGCGACGTCGGGATCGGCGCCGGCCATTTCGGCGGCGGCTTCGAGCGCGGTGTCGTTCCATCCGTCGAACACCGCCGAGGCGGCGATGTCGGGGGCGAGCGCAATCGCAAGCTCGTCCAAGGTCATGTCGGCGAAGTCGGGCTGGTCGGTCATCGTGTCCATGTCAGAAGGAAGGCCCGTATTGCTGGTTGGTTCCCTCATCCTTGCGCGCTTCGTCGGCGGCCTCGAATTCGGCCCGCATCAGCGAATTGCCGCGCTGCAATTCCATGTAGTCGCGCGCCGAGCGGCCCGAATTGTCGTTGCGGTCAGGATTGGCCCCCTGTGCGAGCAGGCGGCGCACCAGCGCCACGTTGCGCTGGTGGACGGCGGCAATGAGCGGAGTCTCGCCCTGGCTGTCGGAAACGTCGACCTGCGCGCCCCGCTTGATCAACTCCTCGACCGCATCGACCTCGCCGAGGGTCGCTGCGATCTGCAGGGGGGTCAGGCCCTTGTTGTCGCGGATGTTCGGATCGGCGCCTTTCTGGAGCAGGAATTTCACCCACAGCACGTCGCGCCGCGCGGCGGCGATGTGGAGCCCGGTTTCGCCCGTCGTGATGTCGCGGGCATTGATGACGGTCGTCCCCGGCTCGTTCAGCATTTCGGTCACGGCATCGCCGTCGCGGTCACGCACGGCCTTGAGAAACTGGTAGCCCTCGGAATAGAATTGTGCCGCAGCGGGCGGAGCGAGCACTACCGCATGTCCGGCCCCGGCGATCACGAGGGCACCCAGCGCCGCTCTCGCAATCAGCGCGGGACTTCCTAACTTGCGCAAAACGGGTGCGAACACGCTTTTGTCCTTTCGCATTTCCTGCCACTTTCCCATTGCACGGGCGCGGCCCGTCGAACGTTTTCGACCACGCCGCCCCGCTGTCACATCGCCAGTTAGCAGAGCATGAACCCACACGCCAAGACCTCCGCCCGATCCACCGCTTCCGGAACGCTTGCCGCGCTGGCGTGCGTGCTCATGTTGGCCGCCTGTGCGCCCGAAGCGTCCGCTCCGATCGATCCGCCGCTCGCCGGTTCCAGCATCGGCGGGCCGTTCGAACTGGTGAACAGTGCGGGCGAGACGGTGCGATGGGACGATTTCGCCGGCAAATACCGCGTGGTCTATTTCGGTTTCGCCTATTGCCCCGACATCTGCCCGACCGACATGCAGCGCATCGCGCAGGGAATGAAGACGCTGGAGGAAAGCGATCCCGAACTCGCCGCGCGCGTCCAGCCGATCTTCATCACCGTCGATCCCGCGCGCGACACGCCCGAGGTCGTCGGCGAATTCACCAGCGCCTTTTCCGACGATATCATCGGCCTCACCGGCACGCAGGCGCAGGTAGACAAGGCGGTGGAGGAATTCGCGGTCTATGCCGCCAGGGGCGAGGAAACGCCCGACGGGGGCTACCTGATGGAACATTCGCGCATCACCTACCTGTTCGGTCCCGAGGGCGAACCGATCGCCCCGCTGCCGACCGACCAGCCGGGCCGCGAAGGCGCGCAGGCCTTTGCCGCCGAGATCCGGAAATGGGCGAGCTGAGGGAAAGCTTCTGGACCATGCCGCTCGGCGAACTCAACCGCGCCGAGTGGGAGGCGCTGTGCGATGGCTGCGGCAAGTGCTGCCTGCACAAGATCGAGGATGCCGATACGGGCGAGATTTCCGACACCAATGTCGCCTGCAAGCTGCTAGATACCGGAACCGCGCGTTGCCGCGACTATCGCAACCGCAAGGCCTTAGTGCCCGATTGCCTGCGCCTGACGCTTTCCATCGTCGAGGACGTGCCCTGGCTGCCTTCGACATGCGCCTATCGCCTGAGGGCCGCCGGGCGCCTGCTGCCGAGCTGGCACTATCTCGTCTGCGGAGACCGCGAGGCGGTGCACCGAGTCGGCGTCTCGGTCGCGGGCCGCGTGGTAAGCGAGACCGAGGCAGGCCCGCTCGAACACCATATCGTCGAATGGCCCGCGCCCGACATGGACGCGCTCGAGCCGCCGGTCCTCGCGGAAAGCGGGGATGAGACATGACGCTCTGGCTGCGCCGAGCCGCGATCGATCCCGAGATCGAACTCAACGGCGAGCGCGTGCCGATCGTCCTGCGCCAGCACAAACGCGCGCGGCGGCTCACCCTGCGCCTCGCGCCCGACGGCAGCGAGGTGCGCCTGACCGTGCCCCATTGGGCGCCGCGCGCGCAGGCGATCGCGTTCGCCCATGCCCGTACCGACTGGCTGGCCCAGCAGCACGCCAGGATCCCGCGCCGCGCCGCTCCGCGACCGGGCGGCGACGTATTGCTGCGGGGAGAGGCCCTGCGCATCGACTGGGCCGAGACCGCGCCGCGCACGCCGCGCCTGGCGGATGGCGCGCTGCGCGTGGGCGGGCCGATTGACGGGATCGAAGGGCGGCTGCGGCGCTGGCTCGAACGCGAGGCACTGGCGCTGGTCGAGGCGGACATGTACGATTACTGCACCGCCGCCGGGCTCGACCCTGTCCCAATCGCCCTTTCGCGCGCACAGCGGCGCTGGGGTAGCTGTTCGGACATGAGCCGCATCCGCATCAACTGGCGGCTGGTGCAGGCACCCGATTTCGTCCGCCGCTCGGTCGTCGCACACGAAGTCGCGCACCTGGTCCATTTCGACCATTCGCCCGCCTTTCACGCCCTGCTCGCACACATCTACGAAGGCGAAATCCGCACCGCCGATGGCTGGCTCAAGCAACAGGGCCGCTCGCTCTACGCCGCCTTCGGCTGATTGCCTTCGCCAGCATGCTTAGCAGCTCGTTAACCATGGCCTGTTAACCGGCGGTCATGTTCGCACGGGTTTTCCTGCTGCTCGCCCCCCTTCTCGGGCTTGCCCTGCCCGCCGCCGCGCCGCCGGCGCTGGCGCAAGGCGCGTGCCCGCAGTGCGACCTGCCGCCCGGCTGCCGCGGCAAGGGCAACCAGAATGGCAATGGCAATGGCAACGGCAACCGGAACCGCAATTGCCAGCGGCTATCGATCGAGATCGATTCCGACATGGATTTCGGCCGCGTCGTCATCATCGGCCGGGGCGAAGGGCGCGTCCTGCTCGATCTCGATACCGGCGAAAAGCGGCTGTTCGGCGATGTCGACGATCTCGGCGGCATGCCGATCACCGGCCGCGCGATCGTGACGGGCGCCCCGTTCGAGCCGATCAATGTCCAATTCCCTTTCGAGATCGAGATGCGCGGAATTCTCGGAGGGCAGGCGCGGCTGCGCGATTTCG is part of the Erythrobacter litoralis genome and encodes:
- a CDS encoding YcgN family cysteine cluster protein, with protein sequence MGELRESFWTMPLGELNRAEWEALCDGCGKCCLHKIEDADTGEISDTNVACKLLDTGTARCRDYRNRKALVPDCLRLTLSIVEDVPWLPSTCAYRLRAAGRLLPSWHYLVCGDREAVHRVGVSVAGRVVSETEAGPLEHHIVEWPAPDMDALEPPVLAESGDET
- a CDS encoding ankyrin repeat domain-containing protein, with the protein product MFAPVLRKLGSPALIARAALGALVIAGAGHAVVLAPPAAAQFYSEGYQFLKAVRDRDGDAVTEMLNEPGTTVINARDITTGETGLHIAAARRDVLWVKFLLQKGADPNIRDNKGLTPLQIAATLGEVDAVEELIKRGAQVDVSDSQGETPLIAAVHQRNVALVRRLLAQGANPDRNDNSGRSARDYMELQRGNSLMRAEFEAADEARKDEGTNQQYGPSF
- a CDS encoding M48 family metallopeptidase; translated protein: MTLWLRRAAIDPEIELNGERVPIVLRQHKRARRLTLRLAPDGSEVRLTVPHWAPRAQAIAFAHARTDWLAQQHARIPRRAAPRPGGDVLLRGEALRIDWAETAPRTPRLADGALRVGGPIDGIEGRLRRWLEREALALVEADMYDYCTAAGLDPVPIALSRAQRRWGSCSDMSRIRINWRLVQAPDFVRRSVVAHEVAHLVHFDHSPAFHALLAHIYEGEIRTADGWLKQQGRSLYAAFG
- a CDS encoding COQ9 family protein, translating into MDTMTDQPDFADMTLDELAIALAPDIAASAVFDGWNDTALEAAAEMAGADPDVAKLAFPAGTANGRAMQMIEAWIRSVDKAMEAEWPQERLAQLKIRERIRTLVGFRLEAVADIDEAVRRALAIMAMPQNAPRALKLGWESADLMWRLAGDRATDYNHYTKRAILAGLYSATLAVFVNDDSEGKEDTYAFLDRRIEGVMKFEKVKAQLTGGDRELPSLTRFLGRLRYPSR
- a CDS encoding SCO family protein, whose protein sequence is MNPHAKTSARSTASGTLAALACVLMLAACAPEASAPIDPPLAGSSIGGPFELVNSAGETVRWDDFAGKYRVVYFGFAYCPDICPTDMQRIAQGMKTLEESDPELAARVQPIFITVDPARDTPEVVGEFTSAFSDDIIGLTGTQAQVDKAVEEFAVYAARGEETPDGGYLMEHSRITYLFGPEGEPIAPLPTDQPGREGAQAFAAEIRKWAS
- a CDS encoding DUF4402 domain-containing protein; this encodes MFARVFLLLAPLLGLALPAAAPPALAQGACPQCDLPPGCRGKGNQNGNGNGNGNRNRNCQRLSIEIDSDMDFGRVVIIGRGEGRVLLDLDTGEKRLFGDVDDLGGMPITGRAIVTGAPFEPINVQFPFEIEMRGILGGQARLRDFATSLPAMPVLDENGRLEFSFAGTLVISGDERAGGDLRGRVPISVTYL